In the Clostridium cellulovorans 743B genome, TGTAAATCTAATATGTTCATATATCTTTTTAGATAATATAAAAGCAGGGATTTAACCCTGCCTAATAACATTTTTATTAACCCCCTACAAACCCCAATATTAAACTTAATAAGATCCATTATTTAGATATGAACATTTGTGTCCAATAGTTACCATTAGGAGAATATCCAACTCCAATATGCGTAAAACCAGGATTTAGTATATTGGCTCTGTGTCCGCTTGAATTCATCCATGAATTAACAACTTGTTGTGCTGACCTTTGACCTTTAGCAATGTTTTCGCCTGCACTACGATAATTAATACCGAATGACTTTATCATCTTAAATGGAGATCCATAGGTTGGTGAAGTATGACTGAAATAATTTTTCTGAGACATATCCTGTGACTTAAGTCTTGCTATCCTTGATAACTTTAAATCCTCACTTAATGGCTTTAAACCACGCTTTGAACGTTCCAAATTACTTAATCTGATAACTTCCTTTTCAATACTTTTAGTAGCGCTAATATTAGTTATGTTTGACTTCTGCATTAGGTACATTTTATTAGAATCGAGTACTTGTTCATTGATAGTCTTAGATAAGTAAGTTTGATCTTTCACTTCACTATTGCACATTATATCTTCAGATTTTTCAGCATAGGTTTCTGCTGAAGCCATTGACGGAACGAACATCAATAATAGTAATAACATCTTAGCTATACGTTTCATAGTATCACCTCCTATATATAGGATTACCTCAACAGCTTTTTAAATTCGATAAAATAGTTGGAATTAGTTATCATCTTGCCCTATGAAGGTTATCTTTGTAATTTAACACATTTTACTTACTACAATGTATATTGGCGTAAAAATTCTATTTACTCAGTATATAATATACATTTATTATTTCTATAAATGAAAAGCTTCTTTGTTATCACTAAGAAGCTTCTATTATTTTATTGTTTCCTGTACAAATTGTTTTATTTCTAAAATGAAAATTCGAAGGTCCTCAAAACCAATTTTATTCATTTTAAATTTTAACTTTCCATGACAAACATCTTTATGGTTATCCCTTAATTTATACTTTGTTCTTGCCAAACAGTTTTTATAGCACCCCACACAATCATCTAAATTCGAAAACATACGTTCCGCAAAATTCGGTGATTTAAGGAATAGCCTATCAAGTATTTCTTCCATTACATCTGCTTTTCTATGCCACGTCTCTGGCTTCCCATTAGTTATAATATACCATTGAAGAGAATGATCAAAAACATCATTACTTAAATATATAGCATAAGAAAATCCATACTGAGACTCAATATAAGTTATTTTATTTCCGTTTTTTTCTATAGTCCTTTTAAATTTCAATGGTTTTAAAGTTTTAAAATATTCATCAATATCAGTAATTTCACTTTGCATATCCAAAGGAAGAAGAGAGATACATTTCTCAAAGGTTGGCTTTTCACCCTGTGCAATAGCTTCATTTTTTGTAATTGCAACAGGTAGTTCTATCTTTGAATGATAAATCCCACATGTATCCTTATATTCAGTTATAGAAACCGACTTTACACATAAATTTACAAGTTTATCGCAGGCTATTTTTACTTCAAACCCCTTTGTATTAATTTCTGTGAATCCTTTGAATTTCATGTATTTTTCTTTTTTTGAATAATACCGTTCCTCTCCATTAATCATAATTTGCATTTCCTTAAAATCATATATTAAAGAAATATTCGTAAACTCGTTAAGATTAATATGATTATGATAATGAAATGTCTTTCTCACTGGAGATACAATGTCATCTATTCGTCTATTGTCTGACCATAAAGTACCAAAATTCACGTGTCCTTTTCCTAAAAGTATATATAACCCAGGAGCATCAATTTTTGCTACTATATCAATTCGTAAAGGCAATTTATATTTGATAGGTAGACTAATATAGGAATTTATTGATAAATGCTCCTTATCAAAACGTTGAGTCGGTATTGATCTATTAGTGGTCATATAAAGTAAATTCTCCTTATACTCATATGTAACTTGTCCTTTTGGTATGAATTTCTTTAAATCTATATTATGCTTTATCACTTAAATTCCTCCTATTAGACATAAGAGAACTAGAATATAGTTGTTCTCCCACATGTAAATTATATCATTAACTTGCTATGGTCTGGCATATCCGCAAATAAAGATATCCCGTTTATAGCTAACTTTCTATGATTATTAGCTGTTAGTATTAAATAATTAAGCATTATAAATATTAAAAAACTCCTTGAGAACATTTTGACCAAACACAAGTATATCATCAAATCTAACTGATTGTGCTACTGAATATACAAAAAGCATTTAAATGATTAATTTTTTTATTTGATTCGTCAGAATATGAGACATAAAAAAAGCCCTCAAACCGTTCACAACAACAGTTTGAAGACAATTTTTTGACCCCTAGGAGAATCAAACTCCTGAGTCAAAAAAATTGTTTTTACACTTGTCCATCATCAGCTAAAAGTGAGACTTTTCAAGGCTTTAGATTTATATAAATTTCTAGTCTATTTTAAACTTGTGTGGATTAATGTTTATAAAGCTACATACACACATTAGTATCACTAATGTGTGTATGAGTATCTTAAAGCATAACTATCTTTATAGAATTTTACTTATCTATGAAAAGCCTCATTATAGACTTAGTCTTAATTGATGGGAAAAGAAAACAATTTGAAAAAGGTGGCTTTACTTTAAAAAAGGAAGCTGAAAAAAGCACCAAATTAAGTGCTTCATATGTTAAAAGCTTATACAATCTTTTAGTAGTTGTTTTTAATTATGCAAAAAGAATGGAATATCTAAAAGTCTCACCCTTAGATAAGGTTATTCCACCGAAATTGAACTCAGATGGTCAAATAAAAATATACACTGAAGAAGAATTAGTGAAATTAAGTACTCGACTTAAAAGTACAAGCTTACATCTAGCATTTCAATTAGGAATAAATTTAGGTCTTAGAACTGGTGAATGTTATACATTAAGATGGTCAGACTTTGACTTTAATAACAATACTGTTAATATTGATAAAAAATTGCAATATTATCCTCAACTTTATAATTTTTGAGTTTGTTTATTAATAGCT is a window encoding:
- a CDS encoding Arm DNA-binding domain-containing protein, whose translation is MKSLIIDLVLIDGKRKQFEKGGFTLKKEAEKSTKLSASYVKSLYNLLVVVFNYAKRMEYLKVSPLDKVIPPKLNSDGQIKIYTEEELVKLSTRLKSTSLHLAFQLGINLGLRTGECYTLRWSDFDFNNNTVNIDKKLQYYPQLYNF
- a CDS encoding CAP domain-containing protein encodes the protein MKRIAKMLLLLLMFVPSMASAETYAEKSEDIMCNSEVKDQTYLSKTINEQVLDSNKMYLMQKSNITNISATKSIEKEVIRLSNLERSKRGLKPLSEDLKLSRIARLKSQDMSQKNYFSHTSPTYGSPFKMIKSFGINYRSAGENIAKGQRSAQQVVNSWMNSSGHRANILNPGFTHIGVGYSPNGNYWTQMFISK